The sequence GGCGAGCGTGGTACGAGTGGAGTCGGCGAGCCATCTGGTCCTGGCACCGCCTGGAAGATCACGACTTCTCGGTCTACACCGTCGTCAGCGACGCCTTCGGACGTCGCCGTAAGGGAAAGCCCGAGGCCCACGCCACCTTCCGCCGGTTCACCGCAGACTGGATCCGCCAGGCACGCGAAGAAGCCGGCCGCCCCGTCAGTACGCCATGGCAACTGGTGGCGGTAAAGGCGCCCGCCCTTCCCCAGACCCACCACAGCGAGCCGGAACGCGACCCCCTCACCTTGTGGGAAGCAGCGGTCATCGCCACCTACCAGGTGGCCTTCAACCTGAAGGCCGGCACCACAGCGCTGCTCGTTCCCCACCTCGTGGCCGAGCAACTGCTCGCATGCGCCTCCGCCGACATGCCGGTCCAGCGCCTGGCTCCCGAAGGCAGCGCGCTACCCGCAGAGGTGTTGCTCGATCAGTGGGACCACACGGGGCCCACCTTCTCATGACCGCCTTCCCCGCGGGCCAGCCGGCGTGAATGCTCAGCCACGCGAACGTGCGCTCCACCAGCCACCTCTTGGGCAGCACCGTGAAGCCGCTGGTGTCGTCGCTGCGTCTGACCACCGTCAGCGCGACGTGCAGGACACCGCAGGCGAAGTCGACCAGGTGGCCGGAATAACCTCCGTCGGCCCACACCCGCGTGACGCGCCAGTGCCGCCCACGCAGCCGGACCAGGAGCGTCTGCCCCGCGTCCCGGTCGGTGACCGAGGCCGCGGTCACCATCACGGCCAGCAGAAGTCCAAGGGTGTCCACCACGATGTGCCGCTTACGGCCGTTGACCTTCTTTCCGCCGTCGAAGCCCCTGGTCACGGCCGGCACCGATGTGGCTGCCTTCACCGACTGCGCGTCGATGATGCCGGCCGTCGGCTCCGGGTCCCGGCCTGCGGCCTCGCGGACCCGGTCACGCAGCCGGTCGTGGAACTCGGCGGTCAGGCCCTTGTCCCGCCAGCGCCGGAAGAAGGCGTAGACGCGGTCCCAGGCGGGGAAGTCCGTCGGCATCGCCCGCCAGATGATGCCGCCTGCGACCAGGTAGCAGACCGCGTCGACCATCTGCCGGTGGCAACAGCTCTCCGGCTGCCCGCCGCGGCCCTCCAACCAGCCGGGAACCGGCATCGCATCGCGTACGACGGCTCACTCCGCGTCACTCATGTCCGACGGACACTTCGGTCGCCTGTGCCGCCGGTCCGCAGCTTTCCCGAACCGGTGAGCGAGACAATCACACGACACAGAAGCCGAGTTGGACGCCATCGGCGTCGGCACGGAAGACTGCGGCACCAGGGACCTCCTGTTGCTCGTTTGGATTCGACACCCTCGAGCTGTGCGAGAGGCCCCGCCCTCATGCCCCATCGGCCATGAGATCACCCGACCGAGTCGACGATCTCGAACTCACGCTCACCAAGGTCGATAGAGCAACGGCCTCTCAGTTCGTGTGTCCCACTGGCCGGGCAGAAGGCGGGCGATGTGGCGGGCGGCGTCACCGATGAACTGCCGGCTGCTGGCCGCCACCTCGATCCCGGACGCCGTGGCACGCTGGACCAGGCGGGCCAGGGCTTCTCTGGCCGCCGCCTCATCCGCGTCGGACAAGTGGTATGTCCCAGCCTCACCCCGGTGAACCCGGTCTCCGGAGCGTGCCTTCCGCGGACTTGTATTGCTTGCCGGGCGGGATGGCGATGACGCCGATTACGGCCTACGGCCTTTCGTTTGGATCATCGGATCGGGAGGGAGGGCGGATCGGCGGATGCGAGGACACCAGGGCAGGCAGGCAGTCACGACCGCGCAGGACATGGTGTCAGGCTCTCCGGCGGTCTCGCGGCGCCGCGTTCAGGAAGGGCACGACGGCGTCGAGTAGTCTGTCCGGCGCCTCCACGGGTAACAGGTGGCCGACATGCGGGAACAGCATCAGACGGGCATCGGGCAGGTGCCGGAACGCCCGCAGTCCCTGTCGGTACGGCAGCACCCGGTCATGGATCCCCCACAGCACGAGCGTGGGCATGGTCAGGTCGCACAAGTCGCTGAGGAGCAGCTGCCGCTGACCGAAGGGGCCGGTGATGGAACGCTGGGCCCGCAGCGCTGTGGCGAGGGCTTCCGGTGAGGAGGTGGCTCGGACCTGGGAGTGCCACCATGTCGGCGGCAGGCACCGTGGCCGGGCGGCTCCGATCAGGGACAGCCAGGCGACGAGGAGTTCCGGGCCGAGAGGGAGGCCGGGGGTGAGCAGCGAGAGCTCACCGAGCGGGGTCACGGCCTGGAGAACCTGAGCGGGGTGGATGGCACGCCCCATGCCGGTGGGGCTGACCAGGACCAGACGGGGAACGTGTGCCGGGCGCCGCAGGGCCATGCGGACGGCCACGGCACCACCGAACGAGTGGCCCATGAGAGCCGCCTCCCGGATACCGATCGTCCTGAGGAACCGCCACAGGAACGCGGCGTCGTTATCCGGCGCCGGGCAGACGATGGGGTCGCTCTCGCCGTTGCCTGGCAGGTCGACGGCCATGGCGCGGTAGCGGAGGGCGAGCCCCGTCATCACGTCGCACCAGTTCTCCGCCACGCCTCCTTCACCGTGCAGGAGGAGGACGGGGCGGCCGTGTCCGGCTTGGAGGAAACGGGTACGCGCGCCCTGGACAGTCACCCAGTGTGCCCTGATCCTTGGTCTGCGGGTGCCGTGTTTCACTGTGGGTCCCCTTGGTGACGGTCCTTCCGCCGGGGTGCCGCCCGGCCGGTGGCCGGGGTGCTGTCCTGCCTGCCGGCTTCCGGTGCCGGAGGGTTCCGGACGGTCGGCGTTGTGGCCTCGCTCAGCGCAGGGTTCCGGCGATGTGTTCGGCTGTCATGATCACAGTCAGGTTGACGGGCGCCGACGGAGCGTCGGGGAAGATGGACGCGTCGACGACGCGCAGGCCGTGGAGGCCGTGGACGCGGCCGAGGGCGTCGACGACCGCCCGTGGATCGTCCGCAGGCCCCATCGGAGCACTCGAGGTGGGGTGGTGGAACGTCCGCACCGATGCCTTGAGGATTCGATGCAGGCGAGCGGACGGCATCGTGCCGGGGTCGGGGAAGAGACGGCAGGCGATCATCCTGGCGAGTGGGTCCGTGTGCGTCAGGTGGTTCGCCAGAGACATGGCTTGCGCCATGCGTTTCCGGTCCCGTTCGTCGGTCAGCCACCGCGGGTGGATGCGCGGGGCCGCGTGCGGGTCGCGCGAGGTGAGGGTGATGGTGCCGTGGGAACGCGGGCGGGTCACCCCCGCGATCAGGGTGAACACGGGAACGGGCACGGGCGTGATCGGCTGCATGATGCCGACATGGAGATCCAGCTCCCCGGGCGGGGCCGACGTGCTCGCGGTCCACACGGCCGCGGCCGCGACCGACCGCGGCCGGCCGGCCCGCCACGGCCAGGCGAGGCACGGCAGTTGGAGGAGTGGATGGTCACGGTAGGCGGTGCCGACGGGTAGCTCGCGGACGACCGGGATGCCCAGTTGCCGCAGGTGTTGCCGCGGGCCGATGCCGGAACGCAGCAGCAGTGCGGCGCTGCCGTAGGTGCCGGCGCTGAGGATCACGTCCGGGGCGTACAGCGTGCGGCCGTCGGCCAGCGCGACACCCGTCACTCGATGACCGCGGACGAGGACGCGGTCGACGAGGGTGTGGCGTTCGATGCGCAGATGGGGGCGCGCCCGTACGGAAGCGGTCAAATACGCCATCGCTGTGTTGACACGCGTGCCGTGCACGGCGTTGACGGGGTAGGGAGCGGCTCCGTGGGGTGTGATGCCGTTGAAGTCGGCCGGCCGGTAGCCGAGTCGGCGCGTGGCGGACAAGAAGCCCGCCTGGAGTGTGCTGAGTTCACTTCGACGCAGCTGGTGTACGGGCAGGGGGCCGCTGCGGCCTCTGTGCGTCATGCACGGCGCGTCGGCGTGTTCGAGGCGCATGTAGTCGGGCAGGACGTCCGACCAGGTCCACCCGTGGACTCCCCTGCGCGTCCAGCGAGCGAAATCCGCGGGCAGGGCGCGCATGGCCACGGTGCCGTTCATGGCGGAGGAACCGCCGATCATCCTGCCCCGGGGCAGTGGGGAGTGCCGGGGACGCGCGGTGTATCCCCAGTCGTACCCCGCGGCTCGGCCGATGAAGGCACTGGATGCCACGGTAAAAGGAGAGGAGCCGGGTGGAAAGACGGGGCCGGCTTCGAGGAGGACCACGTGACGCCGCCCGTCCTCGCTGAGACGCGCGGCGAGAACGGCACCGGCGGTTCCACCACCGACAATCACAACATCACACGAATGACGGTTCATTCGTTTCTCCAGCGGGCGGTAGACGCGGCAGCACGGGAAATGGGGGGCGGCGGGAGATGGCTGCGGTTCACCGTGCGGACGCCGGCGAAGTGGCGCCCCTTGGTGTGCTGATGGCACCAACCCTCGGCGGGAAGGGCGGTCAACTGAATTCTGTTCCACGCCTCTTGACATGTCAATGACTCCGCTATCACTGTAGAAATGTATTCACGTGGCGCCCGGCCCCGAGCCGCCTAGGCCACCTTCCGGAGGTGCATACCCGGACTTATTCGCTTCCCTGTACGAGGTGAGTTCCATGCTGATCCGAGCTGCGGTAATCGACGCACCGAATAATGCGTTTATCATTCAGGAGCTCGCCCTTGAACCTCCGGGACCGGGCGAAGTTCTGGTGCGTATGGCCGGGACGGGGGTGTGCCACAGTGACCTGATCGTCCGGGACGCCTGGTACCCGGTTCCCTTTCCCGTGGTTCTCGGCCATGAGGGCGCCGGCGTGGTGGAGGCGGTCGGAAACGAAGTGACCGAGGTGTCCCCGGGTGACCATGTCGTCCTCAGCTTCGACTCGTGCGGCTCATGCACCCGTTGCCGCACGGGGGCGCCTGCTTACTGTGCGGAATTCCTGACGCACAACTTCGGATGCGACCGGCCCGACGGATCGGTGTCGTTGAGGCGGGGACCGAGCCGGGTGAACGGCTTCTTCTTCGGGCAGTCGTCCTTCGCCACCCATGCGCTCGCTCCGCGACGGAGCGTCGTCAAAATCCCCGCCGACCTGCCGCTGGCACTGATGGGGCCATTGGGGTGCGGCGTCCAGACAGGGACGTGCGCGGTGCTGAAGGCGTTGCGTTGCGAGGCGGGAAGCCGGATCGCCGTATTCGGGTCGGGATCCGTAGGGTGCAGCGCGGTGATGGCGGCGGTCGTCGCCGGCTGCTCTACGATCGCCGTGGTCGGCCGGAACAAGCACCGTTTACGGCTCGCCGAGGAACTCGGCGCGACACACGTGGCCGATGCAGGCAGCGCGAACGTGACGGAATCGTTGAGATCGATCTCCGGTGGCATGGGATTCGATTACAGCATCGAGGCCACGGGCGACCCCGGCCTGTTACGGGCAGCCGTCGACGTTCTCCATACGCGTGGCACGTGCGGTGTCATCGGCGCCGCACGCCCCGGAATCGAGGTGGCCCTGGAGATGTCCGGGCTGATGTTCGGCCGGAGACTACAGGGCATCGTGGAAGGTGACTCCGTCCCCCAAGTCGACATCCCGCTAATCGCCGGGCTGCACCAGAAGGGCCTGCTTCCCTTCGATCGCATGATCACGACGTATCCCTTCGAGGCGATCAATGAAGCGGCACAGGATGTAACCGCAGGGAAATGCGTCAAGCCGGTTCTGCTTTTCCAGGAGTGACGATGGGAATCGCCTTGATTTTTCCCGGCTTCGGCGCCTTCTACCCGGCCGCTTTTTCGGGGTGCGGTGTAGCGGAAGCGGAAGCCGAACCGGTCATCACCGAGGTCGACGAGGTGACGGCGCGGTACGGCCTGCCGTCGGTACGCGAAGCCCTCCTGGCCGCCCCCGGGGCTGCGACGGGCACCGGCGTGGGGGACTGTCCCGACACCCGGGCCTTGGAGATCTTCGCCGGTCAGGTCGTCTGCCACCGGATCCTGCGGCGCCTGCTGGGGATCCGGGAGCAAGTGGTCTGCGGGCACAGTCTCGGCGAGTACGCGGCGCTGGTCGCGGCGGAGGGGCTGACGGTGCGGGCCGCGGCGCGGCTGCTGTGTGAACGGATCATGGCGGTCCGCTCGCACGCCGTTCCGGCCGGGCGGATGCTGGCTGTGCCGCTGAGCCGTGACCGGGCACGCCGACTGGCCGCCCGGGAGCCGGACGTCGTCATCGCCGCCGTCAACGCGCCCGAGCAAGTGGTGCTGTCGGGGCCCGCCGAGTGCATCGACCGCCTCAAGGAGGCGGCGCAGGCCGACGGCGTGCAGGCGGTGCGGCTGCGCACCGACCCCTGCCCGCACCACCATCCACTGCTCACGGCGGTATCCCGGCACTGTGCGGAAGCCTCCCGTCCGGTACCGACGCGACACCCGAAGGGCCGGGTCTACGGACCGGTCCTGGGCCGCGCTTATCTGCCCTGCGACGACCTGGCCGGGACGCTGGCGTCGCAGATGGTGCTCCCCGTCGACTTCGCCCGTGCGGCGCGGGATCTGTACGACGACGGCGTCCGCGTCTTCGTCGAGTGCGGACTGAAACGCACGTTGTCGGACCTGGTCGAGGCCGGCATCCCCGGCGCACGGGTCTTCGCCCCTTTCCGGACCAGGGTCACCCACGAGCGCCTGCGCGACACGCGTGCGGAGATCCGGGCCGGCACAGTCACAGGAGGACCGGCATGTCCCTCGAACGCGACGAACTGATCGACGAGCTGAAGACGATGTACGCGCGGGTGCTGGATTACCCGCCGGAAGTGGTCACCGACCATATCGACCTGGAGGCGGAGCTCGGAGTGGACTCGCTCCAGCACCAGCTGGTGCTGGCGCAGGCGAGGGAACGCTGGCGGCTGACTCTGCCGCCCGAGAGCGACGCGCCCGCACCTCTGACCCCGGCATCGGTCGCCGACTACCTTCTTCGATCGTCATCATGAGCGCGTCACCGCCCGGCCGGCCGCTGGTGGCTGTCGTCGGTGCCGGACTGGCGGTGCCCGGGGCCGCCGGTCCGGAGGAACTGTGGGAGCTGGTCCAGCGCGCCCGGCCTGTTTTCCGCGAGCCGTGCGCCCGGTTCGCACCGGACGACTTCTGGGCGCAGGACCCCGCGGCCGAGGACCGTACCTACGGGCGGGTCTTCGGGGAGCTGACCGCCTTCACTCCGCATCCTCGGCTGGAGGCGTCGTGGACCGCCCCCGGCCAGGGCGACCTGCAAGCCGCCTGGTTGCGGCACAGCCTCCTCCAGGCCCTGGACGCGACGCATGTCCCGCACGGCAGCCGGCTGGCCCTCTTCCTTGCCGCGACCACCGAAGCCAGCCACGAAGGGGACGCCGCTCTCGCAGCCGACCTGACGGCCGACGGAATCGCCCGCGACCTGCCGGGCGACCACGATACGAACCGTGCCCGCGTCCGGGCGCGGCTGGCAACAGCCGGCCCCGGCGCGGCGCACCCCCACCACCACTATCAGCCGCACGCGCTGGCCCGCCGCGCGATGCACGGCATCGTCCCGCACGACACCCCGGTGCTCGTCGTCGACAACATCTGTCCCGCCGGCCTGTACGCCATCGACCTGGGGGTCCGCCATCTGCTGGCCGGCGAGACCGATGTCGCGCTCTGCGGCGGCACCAGTTCCCACGGGCCGCTCCGGCAGGTCTACTTCGCCAAGATGGGCGCGCTGTCGCCGAGCGGGCGGGTCGGGGCGTTCGACGCGCACGCCGACGGGACCGCCTTCTCGGACGGCGCCGCGGTGGTGGTCCTCAAGCTCCTGGAGCGTGCCCGGCGTGACGGTGACGAGATCCTCGGGGTGCTGGCCGGTTTCGGCGGCGCCTCCGACGGCAGCGGCAAGGCGATCTTCGCTCCCCGGTCCGAAGGCCAGATCACTGCGATGCGACGAGCCCTGGCCGTCAACGGCCTGGATCCGGGACAGGTCGGGTGGGTGGTGGCCCACGGGACCGCCACGGTGACCGGGGACGCCACGGAGACGCGTTCCCTGGCCGCCGTCCACCCCGAGGGCGTGGACGTCACCTCCGACAAACCCGTCGTCGGACATACCGGGATGGCCTGCGGGGTGATTTCGGTGATTCAGATCCTCAACGGGCTCCGCCGTGCCGCCGTGCCGGCCCAACCGTGCTTCACCACGCCACAGCACGCCACGCCGTCCGCCGTCCGGATCCGTTCCGCCGGGCATCCCCTGCCGCACGCCCGTCCCGCTGGCGGAGACGGGCGGCCCGGTACTGCCCGCCGCATCGCCGGTGCCTTCGCCTGCGGTCTGGGCGGCATCAACGGCCACTTGCTCGTCCAACACCCCGACGATCCTGTGGACGGTCTGGTCTCCGGCGCGCTCCGGTCGGATGAGGAGGTGGCGTTGGTCGGTTGGGACGCGTTCCTGCCCGGCGCGCCCAATCGGCAGGAGGTGCACGACAACCTGGTCACCGGACGCGTACCGTCCGCACGGCGTCGCTTCCCCGAGCCCCACCCCGTGCCGCCGTTCCAGCGGACCCGGGTGGCCCCGCGCATCGCCGCCCAGATCGACCGGCTGCAACTGATGGCCCTGTCACTGGTCCATGCGTCTCTGCACGAGCCCGGCTTCGACGGGGCGGAACTACGCGCCCGGACCGGCGTGTTCGGCGCCCACTACGGGCCGACACGGCTGGCCGCCGACTCCACGGTGCGGTGTTTCCGCACCCTGCTGACACGGCATGTGACCAAAGGCGAAGACGCCGAAGCGAGCGCGCGGTTCTTCGCCGGACACGCCGAACGCTCAGCCCCGGTCGGCCCGTACACCCTGGCCGGCCGCATGCCCAGCGTCGCCCTCGGCTGGATCGCCAACCGGTACGACTTGAACGGCCCGACGATGATGCTGGACAGCGGTCCGGACTCCGGGCTCGCCGCCGTGCATGTGGCCGCCGACCACCTGCGCACCGGGGACCTGGATCTCGCCTTGGTGCTCGGCTGCAACACGGCCCCGCCGGAACTGGTCCCGCGCGAGCTCGGCGTCGACGCCGCCGATGTCGCACAGGGACTGTTCCTGCTGGTGCTCGCCCGGCACAGCGTTGCCGAGAGCCGGGGGTGGCCGCCGATTGCGACGCTGCGCACCAGCCTGTTGCCGCCGACACCCGCCGCCGACGCGGCCCCACTGCCCCGCCCCACCTATCTGGCGGCCGACGGAATCATCACCGTCCTGAGGGCCGCCCTCGGCGCGGCTCGGGGCCCGCACCTGGTGGCATCGGGCCGGCTCGCCCCGGCGGTCACCGTGGAACGGCGGACGGCCGCGGCGACTCCGGGGAGCAGGTGATCATGGAACGCCACCTGACCGTTCTCACCCCCGCGCCCGTAGGCCGCACACGGCCCGAGGTCGCGTCCCTCGCACCCGACACCGCGGTCCTCACCGACGATCCCCGCCTCGCGGCCCATCTGGCCGCCCTGCCTCTGCCGTCCCCGTCACTCGTGGTGTGCACCTCCCCCGCCGGCCCGGGGGTCACCTATCTGCCCCGCGCGGAGGAAGGAGTCATCGGCGCGCTGTGGGACCGGCAGCCCGGCACCTCCGGGCGCCGTCCGCTACGGCACGTCCGCGCGGTCACCGATCTGCGCAGCGCCGCGTGGCCGCAGCCACCCGGTCAGCCCCTACTGGCCCTGCAGGAGCTGCTTTTCCTGGCCGCCAAGCACCTGTCCTCCGTCCGCGTGGAGGGCTCCTCGCTGGCCGTCGCGGTCCTCGACCCACTGCGGGGCGGACTGCCACACCCGCACGCGGCCCTGCTCACCGGCTTCGTGAAGTGCGCGTCCTGGGAACTGCCCGGCACGCGCGCATACGCCGCCGTCACCGACAGCCCGTGTCTGGACACGGCATGGGACGAGCTCGCCCTCGAGTCCGGTGCGGACGGCGGACTGCCGGTGGGGTACTACCGCGG comes from Streptomyces sp. SCL15-4 and encodes:
- a CDS encoding alpha/beta fold hydrolase, which produces MKHGTRRPRIRAHWVTVQGARTRFLQAGHGRPVLLLHGEGGVAENWCDVMTGLALRYRAMAVDLPGNGESDPIVCPAPDNDAAFLWRFLRTIGIREAALMGHSFGGAVAVRMALRRPAHVPRLVLVSPTGMGRAIHPAQVLQAVTPLGELSLLTPGLPLGPELLVAWLSLIGAARPRCLPPTWWHSQVRATSSPEALATALRAQRSITGPFGQRQLLLSDLCDLTMPTLVLWGIHDRVLPYRQGLRAFRHLPDARLMLFPHVGHLLPVEAPDRLLDAVVPFLNAAPRDRRRA
- a CDS encoding GMC family oxidoreductase, with the translated sequence MSRGVEQNSVDRPSRRGLVPSAHQGAPLRRRPHGEPQPSPAAPHFPCCRVYRPLEKRMNRHSCDVVIVGGGTAGAVLAARLSEDGRRHVVLLEAGPVFPPGSSPFTVASSAFIGRAAGYDWGYTARPRHSPLPRGRMIGGSSAMNGTVAMRALPADFARWTRRGVHGWTWSDVLPDYMRLEHADAPCMTHRGRSGPLPVHQLRRSELSTLQAGFLSATRRLGYRPADFNGITPHGAAPYPVNAVHGTRVNTAMAYLTASVRARPHLRIERHTLVDRVLVRGHRVTGVALADGRTLYAPDVILSAGTYGSAALLLRSGIGPRQHLRQLGIPVVRELPVGTAYRDHPLLQLPCLAWPWRAGRPRSVAAAAVWTASTSAPPGELDLHVGIMQPITPVPVPVFTLIAGVTRPRSHGTITLTSRDPHAAPRIHPRWLTDERDRKRMAQAMSLANHLTHTDPLARMIACRLFPDPGTMPSARLHRILKASVRTFHHPTSSAPMGPADDPRAVVDALGRVHGLHGLRVVDASIFPDAPSAPVNLTVIMTAEHIAGTLR
- a CDS encoding NAD(P)-dependent alcohol dehydrogenase, whose protein sequence is MLIRAAVIDAPNNAFIIQELALEPPGPGEVLVRMAGTGVCHSDLIVRDAWYPVPFPVVLGHEGAGVVEAVGNEVTEVSPGDHVVLSFDSCGSCTRCRTGAPAYCAEFLTHNFGCDRPDGSVSLRRGPSRVNGFFFGQSSFATHALAPRRSVVKIPADLPLALMGPLGCGVQTGTCAVLKALRCEAGSRIAVFGSGSVGCSAVMAAVVAGCSTIAVVGRNKHRLRLAEELGATHVADAGSANVTESLRSISGGMGFDYSIEATGDPGLLRAAVDVLHTRGTCGVIGAARPGIEVALEMSGLMFGRRLQGIVEGDSVPQVDIPLIAGLHQKGLLPFDRMITTYPFEAINEAAQDVTAGKCVKPVLLFQE
- a CDS encoding acyltransferase domain-containing protein, yielding MGIALIFPGFGAFYPAAFSGCGVAEAEAEPVITEVDEVTARYGLPSVREALLAAPGAATGTGVGDCPDTRALEIFAGQVVCHRILRRLLGIREQVVCGHSLGEYAALVAAEGLTVRAAARLLCERIMAVRSHAVPAGRMLAVPLSRDRARRLAAREPDVVIAAVNAPEQVVLSGPAECIDRLKEAAQADGVQAVRLRTDPCPHHHPLLTAVSRHCAEASRPVPTRHPKGRVYGPVLGRAYLPCDDLAGTLASQMVLPVDFARAARDLYDDGVRVFVECGLKRTLSDLVEAGIPGARVFAPFRTRVTHERLRDTRAEIRAGTVTGGPACPSNATN
- a CDS encoding acyl carrier protein: MSLERDELIDELKTMYARVLDYPPEVVTDHIDLEAELGVDSLQHQLVLAQARERWRLTLPPESDAPAPLTPASVADYLLRSSS
- a CDS encoding beta-ketoacyl synthase N-terminal-like domain-containing protein, with the translated sequence MSASPPGRPLVAVVGAGLAVPGAAGPEELWELVQRARPVFREPCARFAPDDFWAQDPAAEDRTYGRVFGELTAFTPHPRLEASWTAPGQGDLQAAWLRHSLLQALDATHVPHGSRLALFLAATTEASHEGDAALAADLTADGIARDLPGDHDTNRARVRARLATAGPGAAHPHHHYQPHALARRAMHGIVPHDTPVLVVDNICPAGLYAIDLGVRHLLAGETDVALCGGTSSHGPLRQVYFAKMGALSPSGRVGAFDAHADGTAFSDGAAVVVLKLLERARRDGDEILGVLAGFGGASDGSGKAIFAPRSEGQITAMRRALAVNGLDPGQVGWVVAHGTATVTGDATETRSLAAVHPEGVDVTSDKPVVGHTGMACGVISVIQILNGLRRAAVPAQPCFTTPQHATPSAVRIRSAGHPLPHARPAGGDGRPGTARRIAGAFACGLGGINGHLLVQHPDDPVDGLVSGALRSDEEVALVGWDAFLPGAPNRQEVHDNLVTGRVPSARRRFPEPHPVPPFQRTRVAPRIAAQIDRLQLMALSLVHASLHEPGFDGAELRARTGVFGAHYGPTRLAADSTVRCFRTLLTRHVTKGEDAEASARFFAGHAERSAPVGPYTLAGRMPSVALGWIANRYDLNGPTMMLDSGPDSGLAAVHVAADHLRTGDLDLALVLGCNTAPPELVPRELGVDAADVAQGLFLLVLARHSVAESRGWPPIATLRTSLLPPTPAADAAPLPRPTYLAADGIITVLRAALGAARGPHLVASGRLAPAVTVERRTAAATPGSR